From the genome of Candidatus Electrothrix communis, one region includes:
- a CDS encoding peptidylprolyl isomerase encodes MHKLLANRYIILIILSALFVFIQQPVSATTEHGEAPQKTKEKNMQDGLYAKISTPKGDILLNLYYDKAPLTVINFVGLTEGTLIYGGAEKPTGIRFYDDLKFHRVIKDFMVQGGCPLGTGTGGPGYTFADEFDPELRFTGPGVLAMANAGPGTNGSQFFITHVATPHLNGKHTIFGHVVEGQDVVDSIAQNDAIKKVEIIRVGEKAENFKTDQEAFDQIQEKRNQAQEDTTSQEKDKTIKMIKQKWPGAHFSNSGLYWVVNQEGTGDKPASGTKISAHYAGRLLSNDQKFDSSYDRGEPIQFEVGVGQVIKGWDQALSNMRKGEKRTLIIPPELAYGSRGAGGVIPPNAWLVFDVELVDF; translated from the coding sequence ATGCACAAACTGCTCGCAAATCGTTATATTATCCTCATTATCTTGTCGGCATTGTTTGTTTTTATACAACAGCCTGTTTCAGCAACAACCGAACATGGGGAAGCCCCTCAGAAAACCAAGGAAAAAAATATGCAAGACGGATTATACGCAAAGATAAGCACCCCCAAGGGAGATATCCTTCTCAACCTGTATTATGACAAGGCTCCGTTGACAGTCATTAATTTTGTCGGCCTGACCGAAGGCACGTTGATCTACGGTGGCGCGGAAAAACCTACTGGAATCCGTTTCTACGACGATTTAAAATTCCATAGGGTCATCAAGGATTTCATGGTTCAGGGCGGCTGCCCATTGGGCACCGGAACCGGAGGCCCCGGCTACACCTTTGCCGATGAATTTGATCCGGAACTGCGCTTTACCGGTCCCGGCGTTTTGGCTATGGCTAATGCAGGACCAGGCACCAACGGCTCGCAGTTCTTTATCACCCATGTTGCGACCCCGCACCTGAACGGCAAACATACAATCTTTGGGCATGTGGTGGAAGGACAGGATGTCGTTGACAGCATTGCTCAAAACGATGCAATCAAAAAAGTCGAGATCATCCGGGTTGGCGAGAAAGCGGAGAATTTCAAGACCGACCAGGAAGCCTTTGATCAAATACAGGAAAAACGGAATCAGGCTCAGGAAGATACTACTTCCCAGGAAAAAGATAAGACCATCAAGATGATCAAGCAGAAATGGCCTGGCGCTCATTTCAGCAACTCTGGTCTGTACTGGGTCGTCAATCAGGAAGGCACGGGAGACAAGCCTGCCTCAGGAACCAAGATCAGTGCCCATTACGCTGGTCGTCTTCTTTCCAATGATCAGAAATTCGACAGCTCCTATGATCGCGGTGAGCCCATCCAATTTGAAGTCGGAGTAGGCCAGGTAATTAAAGGCTGGGACCAAGCCCTCTCCAATATGCGCAAAGGAGAAAAACGTACCCTGATTATACCGCCGGAATTGGCGTACGGATCACGGGGAGCAGGCGGCGTTATTCCGCCCAATGCATGGTTGGTCTTTGACGTAGAACTTGTTGATTTCTGA
- a CDS encoding type III pantothenate kinase, protein MLLTVDVGNSHTVSGVFYGQNLIHQWRLKSDRDKTADELAIRYHSLFQMDGIQKEDITAFIVSSVVPTLETSWLNFAEKYLTGCTPPPMAVSHKTDTGIIIRTESPAEVGADRIVNAVAAWDYFKTALIAIDFGTAITFDCVSNKGEYLGGTIHPGIGISLDALAGKTAKLPRIDLNRKPVPVIGTNTVDAISSGMLHGFGGMIDRMSSLLLKEMEQEGEEINIIATGGMAEMIAPYCSAITTIDPLLTLTGLRLIHELRSSLTPDRPTPYP, encoded by the coding sequence ATGCTCCTCACTGTCGATGTAGGCAATTCACATACTGTCAGCGGTGTGTTCTATGGTCAAAACCTGATCCATCAATGGCGGTTAAAATCAGACCGGGATAAGACCGCTGATGAGCTGGCCATCCGCTACCACTCCCTCTTTCAGATGGATGGCATCCAAAAAGAGGACATTACTGCCTTCATTGTTAGCTCGGTTGTTCCCACTCTGGAAACCAGCTGGCTAAATTTTGCAGAAAAATATCTTACCGGGTGTACTCCCCCGCCCATGGCGGTTTCCCACAAGACAGACACCGGCATTATCATCCGAACAGAAAGCCCTGCTGAAGTGGGCGCAGATAGAATTGTTAATGCCGTCGCAGCCTGGGATTATTTCAAAACCGCTCTGATCGCCATCGACTTCGGCACAGCCATCACCTTTGACTGTGTCAGCAACAAAGGGGAATATCTCGGCGGCACCATCCATCCGGGTATCGGCATATCCCTTGATGCCCTTGCTGGAAAAACAGCTAAATTGCCTCGGATAGACCTGAATAGAAAACCCGTTCCCGTTATCGGCACCAATACGGTTGACGCGATCAGTTCCGGGATGCTGCACGGATTCGGCGGCATGATTGATCGGATGTCCAGTCTCTTGCTCAAGGAAATGGAGCAGGAGGGGGAAGAAATCAATATCATTGCCACTGGAGGCATGGCGGAAATGATCGCGCCGTACTGCTCCGCCATCACTACTATTGATCCGCTCTTGACCCTAACCGGCCTACGCCTTATCCATGAATTGCGATCCTCCCTTACCCCTGACCGGCCTACGCCTTATCCATGA
- a CDS encoding excalibur calcium-binding domain-containing protein: MRIFIILKVKVCFLLIILFSLLVHAEFAVAAEFYLSVAGGNEEKHCDSLQIRENNIACIEQNQVVSYDLSTVEGVQIIDKEKIEFINRFTPGAIAKINASNQSNRDYEETLEQIERSRVGYLIRKLKSVESFADLQKLGEKQYQKYGLSGVSHLFLPLIGVFLVLAGLFWLIIAAFRVHILWGLGCLLLPFVSLFFLFLHWRSAAKPFMFSVIGVILACSGVYLFDEKRVRLVKEHEKHKGQSVARSVNKKAAGQDKSRFSCQGKTRCTQMRSCAEAKFYIRNCPGTKMDGDNDGVPCERQWCH; this comes from the coding sequence ATGCGTATTTTTATTATTTTAAAAGTAAAGGTTTGTTTTTTATTGATTATTCTGTTTTCCTTGTTGGTGCATGCAGAATTCGCTGTAGCAGCAGAGTTTTATCTGTCAGTTGCTGGAGGCAATGAAGAAAAACATTGTGACTCCCTCCAAATAAGAGAGAATAACATCGCATGTATTGAGCAGAATCAGGTTGTCAGCTATGATCTCAGTACGGTGGAAGGCGTTCAGATTATCGATAAGGAGAAAATCGAATTTATCAACAGGTTTACTCCCGGTGCGATTGCAAAGATTAACGCGTCAAACCAAAGCAATAGAGACTATGAAGAAACCCTTGAGCAGATAGAGCGGAGCAGGGTCGGCTATCTTATTCGTAAGTTAAAGTCCGTTGAATCGTTTGCAGACCTTCAAAAACTCGGTGAAAAACAGTATCAAAAATACGGCCTGAGCGGTGTATCGCATCTCTTTCTTCCCCTCATTGGAGTTTTCCTTGTTCTTGCCGGACTCTTCTGGCTTATTATCGCCGCCTTTCGGGTGCATATTCTCTGGGGACTTGGTTGTCTCCTGCTCCCCTTTGTCTCCTTGTTTTTTCTTTTCCTCCATTGGCGGTCTGCCGCAAAGCCCTTTATGTTTTCTGTTATCGGTGTGATTCTTGCCTGTTCCGGAGTGTATCTTTTTGATGAAAAAAGGGTGCGCCTCGTCAAAGAACACGAAAAACACAAGGGACAATCGGTGGCAAGATCTGTGAACAAGAAGGCAGCTGGACAAGACAAAAGCAGGTTTTCTTGCCAAGGCAAGACGCGTTGTACGCAAATGAGATCCTGTGCTGAGGCAAAGTTTTATATACGGAATTGTCCAGGAACCAAGATGGATGGTGACAATGATGGTGTTCCGTGCGAACGTCAGTGGTGTCATTGA
- a CDS encoding universal stress protein has product MQEIQTIITPVDFSDNAEMIAESAAYTAGKFGAELHLIFVVQNFEDYSGFFVPPVNLPNLEEELLKSAQQRMDEFVAEKKEEYLKAGAAAVHSKVLTGDVSEEILQHAKDIACDLIVMGTHGYKGLERIMFGSVADKVVKNSCCPVMTINPYRQVCEDTEDEKK; this is encoded by the coding sequence ATGCAGGAAATTCAAACCATTATCACCCCTGTTGATTTTTCCGACAACGCTGAGATGATAGCGGAATCAGCCGCATACACAGCTGGAAAATTCGGTGCTGAGCTACATCTGATCTTTGTGGTCCAAAATTTCGAGGATTATTCAGGGTTCTTTGTTCCGCCGGTCAATCTGCCCAATCTGGAAGAGGAATTGTTGAAATCCGCGCAACAGCGGATGGATGAGTTTGTCGCTGAGAAGAAAGAAGAATATTTGAAAGCCGGTGCAGCCGCTGTCCACAGCAAGGTGCTGACCGGGGATGTAAGCGAAGAAATTCTTCAGCATGCCAAAGACATCGCCTGTGACCTGATCGTCATGGGTACCCACGGTTATAAAGGACTTGAGCGGATCATGTTCGGCAGCGTGGCCGACAAGGTGGTTAAAAATTCCTGCTGTCCGGTTATGACCATTAATCCGTATCGTCAGGTCTGTGAAGATACGGAGGACGAAAAAAAATAA
- a CDS encoding flavodoxin family protein, whose translation MKIIGVAASPRTNKSTRFLLEQCLDAIKNASEASKNGIEVELIDLAPLEIQGCIACDACKKGVLCSQDDGFQSIIPKLADPEVVGIIMATPVYMGCMTSRAKAFIDRTVLFRRNGFLFKNKLGGVIAVGGSRNGGQELTVQAVHAAMMIHDMIIVGDGDHFGGAAWANHPDGYEADTTGIATARNLGIRMGEVAATLRG comes from the coding sequence ATGAAAATCATAGGTGTAGCAGCAAGTCCGAGAACGAATAAATCCACCCGATTCCTGTTGGAACAATGCCTTGATGCTATCAAGAATGCGAGCGAGGCATCTAAAAACGGCATTGAGGTTGAATTGATTGATCTTGCCCCGTTAGAAATTCAGGGCTGTATTGCCTGTGATGCCTGCAAAAAAGGTGTCTTATGCAGTCAGGATGATGGCTTTCAGTCTATTATCCCCAAACTTGCCGATCCGGAAGTCGTCGGGATCATCATGGCAACTCCGGTCTATATGGGCTGTATGACCAGTCGGGCCAAGGCTTTTATCGATCGAACTGTTCTCTTCCGGCGCAACGGGTTTCTTTTTAAAAATAAACTCGGCGGTGTTATCGCCGTGGGCGGATCGCGCAACGGGGGCCAGGAACTGACCGTACAGGCTGTGCATGCTGCTATGATGATTCATGATATGATCATTGTCGGTGACGGAGACCATTTCGGCGGTGCTGCCTGGGCCAATCATCCTGACGGCTATGAGGCTGATACCACAGGTATTGCCACAGCCAGGAATCTTGGTATACGTATGGGGGAGGTCGCCGCAACGTTACGGGGATAG
- the trmFO gene encoding methylenetetrahydrofolate--tRNA-(uracil(54)-C(5))-methyltransferase (FADH(2)-oxidizing) TrmFO: protein MSTIQIIGGGLAGCEAAWQAAERGCAVELYEMKPTRFSPAHELELLGELVCSNSLRSNAQDSAVGLLKEEMRCFDSLIMRAAEATAVPAGSALAVDRQQFAAFISQAVEDHPGITVIREEVTALPQSTQADAPVILATGPLTSEAMTASLVELTGEQHLAFYDAIAPIVAADSLDMDIVYQKSRWDDEGPGDYLNCPMSEEQYRNFIDLLGSAKSVPLKSFEKAKYFEGCLPVEVMCERGQETLRFGPMKPVGLDHPETGEKAHAVVQLRAENRDKTMYNLVGFQTKLTYSEQKRVFRTIPGLEKAEFVRLGSIHRNTFICAPELLDASLQMKKRPGLFLAGQLSGVEGYVESTAMGLLAGINAARLVAEKPMIPPPAATALGALIYHLTGTDPKHFQPSNVNFGLFPPLEKKMRKRDRGGVRAEQALRLLEEWQQEL, encoded by the coding sequence ATGTCAACGATACAAATAATCGGCGGTGGCCTGGCTGGCTGCGAGGCTGCCTGGCAGGCTGCGGAACGCGGCTGTGCTGTGGAACTCTATGAAATGAAACCGACTCGCTTTAGCCCGGCCCATGAATTAGAGCTGCTGGGCGAGTTGGTCTGCTCTAACTCCCTGCGCTCCAATGCCCAGGATTCTGCGGTGGGCCTGCTCAAAGAAGAGATGCGGTGCTTTGATTCATTGATTATGCGGGCTGCAGAAGCCACCGCTGTGCCAGCGGGTTCCGCTTTGGCTGTGGATCGACAGCAGTTTGCCGCTTTTATTTCGCAAGCTGTGGAGGATCATCCTGGCATTACGGTTATTCGAGAAGAGGTAACCGCTCTGCCGCAGTCGACTCAGGCGGATGCGCCGGTCATTTTGGCTACCGGCCCCTTAACCTCCGAGGCCATGACCGCTTCTTTGGTCGAATTGACCGGTGAACAGCATCTTGCCTTTTACGATGCTATTGCCCCGATTGTGGCGGCGGATTCACTGGATATGGATATTGTTTATCAGAAATCCCGTTGGGACGATGAGGGGCCGGGGGATTACCTGAACTGTCCCATGTCCGAGGAGCAGTATCGGAATTTTATTGATTTGCTGGGATCAGCAAAGTCGGTGCCGCTGAAATCCTTTGAAAAGGCCAAATATTTTGAGGGTTGTTTGCCCGTCGAAGTGATGTGCGAGCGGGGACAGGAAACCCTCCGCTTTGGTCCCATGAAACCGGTGGGGCTGGATCATCCAGAGACCGGAGAAAAGGCCCATGCTGTTGTCCAGTTGCGGGCCGAAAATCGTGATAAAACCATGTATAACTTAGTGGGCTTTCAGACCAAGCTGACCTATTCGGAGCAAAAGCGGGTGTTTCGCACCATTCCCGGTTTAGAGAAGGCCGAGTTTGTTCGACTCGGTTCCATTCATCGCAATACCTTTATTTGTGCTCCAGAGTTACTGGATGCCTCGTTGCAGATGAAAAAACGACCCGGTCTTTTCCTGGCTGGCCAGCTCTCTGGGGTGGAAGGCTATGTTGAGTCCACAGCTATGGGCCTGCTTGCGGGTATTAATGCGGCTCGCCTTGTGGCAGAAAAACCGATGATACCTCCACCTGCGGCCACAGCACTTGGGGCTTTAATTTATCATCTCACAGGAACAGATCCAAAGCATTTCCAACCTTCCAATGTTAACTTTGGTCTCTTTCCACCGTTGGAGAAAAAAATGCGTAAGCGGGATCGAGGGGGTGTCAGGGCGGAGCAGGCCTTGCGTCTCTTGGAGGAATGGCAGCAGGAGTTGTAG
- the carA gene encoding glutamine-hydrolyzing carbamoyl-phosphate synthase small subunit — MKALIALEDGTVLTGRSFTGAGEAVGEIVFNTGMSGYQEVLTDPSYTGQLVTMTYPLIGNYGVNDEDMESASVHPRAFLMREYQDVPSNFRATGTLAEFLKKFSVLGVDGFDTRMLTRIIRNHGAMKAIISTEDLDEASLVQRAKDWPGLVGRDMVARVTTKVPYNWVNNAPVPGADFDTGLAEDTAKYKVVAYDFGIKYNQLRILKEKGCAVHVVPATTSAEDVLALNPDGIFLSNGPGDPAGVEGVVENVRKLLGKKPIFGICLGHQMLGLAYGASTYKLKFGHRGANQPVKDLLTGKVEITSQNHGFCVDQENLPDKVEMTHVNLNDGSLEGMRHTEFPAFSVQYHPEHAPGPHDAIYLFDRFLELMA; from the coding sequence ATGAAAGCATTAATCGCGCTTGAAGATGGCACCGTGCTCACCGGGCGCTCCTTTACCGGAGCCGGAGAAGCAGTGGGCGAAATTGTCTTTAATACCGGAATGAGCGGTTATCAGGAGGTTTTGACCGATCCCTCCTATACCGGCCAGCTGGTCACCATGACCTATCCCCTGATCGGTAACTACGGGGTCAACGATGAGGACATGGAGTCCGCATCTGTCCATCCCCGCGCCTTTCTGATGCGGGAGTATCAGGACGTGCCCAGTAATTTCAGGGCAACCGGCACTTTGGCTGAATTTTTAAAAAAATTTAGCGTGTTGGGTGTTGACGGGTTTGATACCCGGATGCTGACCCGGATTATTCGTAACCACGGTGCAATGAAGGCGATTATCTCCACTGAGGACCTGGACGAGGCCTCTCTGGTGCAACGGGCCAAGGACTGGCCGGGACTGGTGGGACGAGATATGGTTGCCAGGGTCACAACCAAGGTTCCCTATAACTGGGTAAATAACGCTCCGGTGCCGGGAGCAGACTTCGATACTGGTTTAGCCGAGGATACTGCTAAGTACAAAGTAGTTGCCTACGATTTCGGGATCAAGTACAACCAGTTGCGTATTCTCAAAGAAAAAGGTTGTGCCGTGCATGTGGTGCCCGCCACAACCTCTGCCGAGGATGTGCTGGCCCTGAATCCGGACGGTATCTTTCTTTCCAACGGCCCTGGTGATCCAGCCGGTGTAGAAGGCGTCGTGGAAAACGTGCGCAAGCTGCTGGGCAAGAAGCCTATCTTTGGTATTTGTCTAGGTCATCAAATGTTGGGACTGGCCTACGGGGCCTCTACCTATAAACTCAAATTTGGTCATCGAGGCGCTAATCAGCCGGTCAAGGATTTGCTGACCGGCAAGGTGGAGATCACCTCGCAGAATCACGGTTTTTGTGTTGATCAGGAGAACCTGCCTGATAAGGTAGAGATGACCCATGTCAATCTTAATGATGGCAGCCTAGAGGGTATGCGCCATACTGAGTTTCCGGCTTTTTCTGTGCAATATCATCCTGAGCACGCACCCGGTCCCCATGACGCTATCTATCTTTTTGATCGCTTTCTTGAGCTGATGGCCTAA
- a CDS encoding glycosyltransferase N-terminal domain-containing protein yields MLYNFYRITGTVLYPLLVMGSPLFERFLPNWQLSQRLGRYQELDQSAPASSRTQLIWIHAASVGEVQAARALIAVLVDTLPEAAFFLTTMTRQGRAIARSLLPAQVHCELAPLDVPQAVDRALKLLQPDLYICLETEFWPVMLTKMRKAGVPMLLLNGRISERSFKQYQRIKGTVGAFLAGFSAIGVIGEQDKERFHHLGVPAECIQVCGNMKYDLKYDLMPQDPQDPKDPKDLQKSGTNSAEQAEEKYARLLGIQPDDVVFICGSTRTGEEQLLLPVFRRLQEKYSGRLLWILAPRHLERLPEVMALLDRAGLGYELFSQCTQGSQGSTKECQENIILLDSMGELARLYAAGHYIFCGASLVHKGGHNIMEPIAQGKPVFFGPFMQDFQDAVDLVVSAGAGVQVGSPDELADRLLEYPLGSPAYEQTCQAAERLAQTQQGAAKRQAEMVLRVLGGDLA; encoded by the coding sequence GTGCTGTATAATTTTTATCGAATAACTGGAACAGTTCTTTATCCTCTGCTCGTTATGGGCTCACCGCTCTTTGAGCGTTTTTTGCCAAATTGGCAGCTGAGCCAGCGGCTGGGGCGTTATCAGGAGCTTGATCAATCGGCACCGGCATCAAGTCGTACGCAGTTGATTTGGATACATGCTGCTTCGGTGGGGGAAGTGCAGGCGGCACGCGCCCTTATTGCGGTTCTGGTTGATACCTTGCCCGAGGCTGCATTCTTTCTGACCACCATGACTCGGCAGGGAAGGGCAATTGCTCGTTCTCTGTTGCCCGCCCAGGTTCATTGCGAGTTGGCCCCCTTGGATGTGCCCCAAGCCGTGGACAGGGCCCTCAAGCTTTTGCAACCGGATCTTTATATTTGTCTGGAAACAGAATTCTGGCCGGTCATGTTGACAAAGATGCGTAAGGCTGGGGTGCCTATGTTGCTTCTCAACGGTCGGATTTCCGAGCGCTCCTTTAAGCAATATCAGCGCATAAAGGGAACGGTAGGAGCATTTCTTGCCGGTTTTTCAGCTATCGGGGTGATTGGGGAGCAGGACAAAGAACGTTTTCATCACCTTGGGGTGCCTGCTGAGTGTATTCAGGTTTGCGGCAATATGAAGTACGATTTAAAGTACGATCTCATGCCGCAAGATCCGCAAGATCCGAAAGATCCGAAAGATCTGCAAAAATCAGGAACGAATTCAGCGGAACAGGCTGAGGAAAAATATGCCCGATTGCTTGGGATTCAGCCGGATGACGTCGTTTTTATCTGTGGATCAACCCGCACAGGGGAAGAGCAACTTCTCTTGCCTGTTTTTAGGCGATTACAAGAAAAATACTCCGGCAGGCTCCTGTGGATTCTTGCTCCGCGCCATTTAGAACGTTTGCCTGAGGTGATGGCCTTGCTGGATCGAGCAGGACTCGGCTATGAGCTGTTTTCGCAATGCACCCAGGGTTCTCAGGGCTCCACCAAGGAGTGCCAAGAGAATATTATTCTGCTGGACAGTATGGGCGAGCTCGCCCGCCTGTATGCTGCAGGCCATTATATTTTTTGCGGGGCCAGCCTTGTTCATAAGGGGGGGCATAATATTATGGAACCCATAGCTCAAGGGAAGCCGGTTTTTTTCGGTCCCTTTATGCAAGATTTTCAGGATGCCGTAGACCTTGTTGTCTCGGCTGGTGCAGGCGTTCAGGTGGGCTCGCCCGATGAGTTGGCGGATCGCCTGCTGGAGTATCCTCTTGGTTCACCCGCCTACGAACAGACCTGTCAGGCGGCGGAGCGACTCGCGCAGACCCAGCAGGGAGCGGCGAAGCGGCAGGCGGAGATGGTTTTGCGGGTTTTGGGAGGGGATCTTGCTTAA
- a CDS encoding DNA topoisomerase IV subunit A yields MTSEPKKTAETTAQDEQQKKSQGKLHKLFDDNFLDYTSYVIRERAIPDIDDGLKPVQRRILQTLHNMDDGRYHKVANVVGETMKLHPHGDQSIFAALVNLANKNYLIDRQGNFGNIYTGDQASAARYIECRLTPLARETLFNKDLTEFVDSYDGRMQEPVSLPSKLPMLLLLGAEGIAVGMATKIMPHNFRELLQCQIKYLEGEEFILYPDFPKGGIVDVSGYDHGNGRLRCRAKIEVSDEKTISITELPYTLTTQALTDSVEKAAKAGKIKISSINDYTAEKVEVEIKLPRGVYAEETIDALYAFTDCELSISPNLVVIKENMPCIVSVEEVLRRNTDKLKQDLEKELNIEQGRLLDKLHARKLEQIFIEERLYKQIEEQTSYKAVTVTVREALIPFADELIRKVAKEDIERLLEIRIKRISRYDINKQEKEIRILQKGIAAIEKHLKDMVLFTKNYLQQVLDKYGEAFPRRSELKSFDEINVREAALANIQVAYNRESGFLGHKIRAEDKKKDKEFACSELDRILLIFNNGLYKVINVPDKLFIGSEVAWLGVVDNSLVFNLIYRSGSVNLSYVKRFKMPKFILNREYRLFDEHKRSAIQMLRTGEKEIGARISLVPSSRARYNSLEIEMDDYLIKGVAAKGKRISSRVVRRVTDITGKPRKTGPVATSLPGL; encoded by the coding sequence ATGACGAGTGAACCAAAAAAGACTGCTGAAACAACAGCTCAGGATGAGCAGCAAAAAAAAAGTCAGGGCAAGCTCCATAAGCTCTTTGACGATAATTTTCTCGATTACACCTCCTATGTCATCCGGGAACGGGCGATACCGGACATCGACGACGGCCTGAAGCCGGTCCAACGACGTATCCTCCAGACTCTGCATAATATGGACGATGGACGCTACCATAAGGTAGCCAACGTGGTGGGCGAGACCATGAAGCTCCATCCCCACGGGGATCAGTCCATCTTTGCCGCTTTAGTCAACCTAGCCAATAAGAACTACCTTATTGATCGCCAAGGCAACTTCGGTAATATCTACACCGGCGATCAGGCCTCAGCGGCCCGTTATATCGAATGCCGCCTGACCCCGCTGGCCCGCGAGACCCTGTTTAACAAGGACCTGACCGAGTTTGTTGATTCCTATGACGGACGCATGCAGGAGCCGGTCTCTCTGCCCTCCAAGCTGCCCATGCTCCTGCTGCTCGGTGCCGAGGGCATCGCTGTGGGCATGGCCACCAAGATCATGCCCCATAATTTCCGGGAACTCCTGCAATGTCAGATCAAATACCTGGAGGGTGAAGAGTTCATCCTGTACCCGGATTTCCCCAAAGGGGGGATTGTCGACGTCTCAGGCTATGACCACGGTAATGGTCGCCTGCGCTGCCGGGCCAAGATCGAAGTCAGCGACGAAAAAACCATCTCCATCACCGAGCTGCCCTATACCCTGACCACCCAGGCTCTGACAGATTCAGTGGAAAAGGCGGCCAAGGCAGGCAAAATAAAAATATCCTCAATCAACGATTATACAGCGGAAAAGGTAGAGGTTGAGATCAAGCTGCCGCGCGGAGTCTATGCTGAAGAAACCATTGACGCCCTGTACGCCTTTACCGATTGCGAACTCAGTATCTCTCCCAACCTTGTGGTGATCAAGGAGAATATGCCCTGCATTGTCTCGGTTGAGGAGGTGCTCCGCCGGAATACAGATAAGCTGAAGCAGGATCTGGAAAAAGAACTCAATATTGAGCAGGGGCGTTTGCTGGATAAACTTCATGCTCGCAAGCTGGAACAGATCTTTATTGAAGAACGGCTGTACAAACAGATTGAGGAGCAGACCTCGTATAAGGCGGTGACCGTCACCGTGCGTGAAGCCTTGATCCCCTTTGCCGACGAGTTGATCCGCAAGGTGGCGAAAGAGGACATCGAGCGATTGCTGGAAATCAGGATAAAACGCATTTCCCGCTATGATATCAATAAGCAGGAAAAGGAAATCCGTATCCTGCAAAAAGGCATTGCTGCTATTGAAAAGCATCTGAAGGATATGGTGCTCTTTACCAAGAATTATCTTCAACAAGTGCTGGATAAATACGGTGAAGCTTTCCCGCGCCGGAGCGAGCTGAAATCCTTTGACGAGATCAATGTCCGAGAGGCTGCCCTGGCCAATATCCAGGTAGCCTATAACCGGGAATCCGGTTTCCTCGGTCATAAAATCAGGGCGGAGGATAAGAAGAAGGATAAAGAATTCGCCTGCTCCGAGTTGGACCGTATCCTGCTGATTTTCAATAACGGCCTATACAAGGTTATCAATGTACCGGATAAGCTCTTTATCGGCAGCGAGGTGGCTTGGCTGGGCGTAGTTGATAACAGCCTCGTCTTCAACCTGATCTACCGCTCAGGCTCAGTGAACCTGAGCTATGTTAAACGCTTTAAGATGCCGAAGTTTATCCTCAACCGAGAGTATCGGTTATTTGACGAACATAAGCGCTCAGCTATCCAAATGCTGCGAACCGGAGAAAAAGAAATCGGGGCTAGAATCAGCTTGGTTCCCTCCTCACGGGCTCGCTATAATTCGCTGGAAATTGAGATGGACGATTATCTGATCAAAGGGGTTGCTGCCAAGGGCAAACGGATCAGCAGCCGGGTGGTTCGTCGGGTGACGGATATTACCGGGAAACCGAGGAAGACCGGGCCGGTGGCTACATCTCTTCCTGGGCTATAA